From a region of the Streptomyces caniferus genome:
- the rpsH gene encoding 30S ribosomal protein S8, translated as MTMTDPIADMLTRLRNANSAYHDTVVMPHSKIKSHIAEILQQEGYITGWRVEDAEVGKNLVLELKFGPNRERSIAGIKRISKPGLRVYAKSTNLPKVLGGLGVAIISTSHGLLTGQQASKKGVGGEVLAYVW; from the coding sequence ATGACCATGACTGATCCCATCGCAGACATGCTGACCCGTCTGCGTAACGCGAACTCGGCGTACCACGACACCGTCGTGATGCCGCACAGCAAGATCAAGTCGCACATCGCGGAGATCCTCCAGCAGGAGGGCTACATCACCGGCTGGCGCGTCGAGGACGCCGAGGTTGGCAAGAACCTCGTCCTCGAGCTGAAGTTCGGCCCGAACCGCGAGCGCTCGATCGCCGGCATCAAGCGGATCTCGAAGCCGGGCCTGCGGGTCTACGCAAAGTCCACCAACCTGCCGAAGGTCCTCGGCGGCCTGGGCGTGGCGATCATCTCCACGTCCCACGGTCTCCTGACCGGTCAGCAGGCCAGCAAGAAGGGCGTGGGTGGGGAAGTCCTCGCCTACGTCTGGTAA
- the truA gene encoding tRNA pseudouridine(38-40) synthase TruA, producing MSDEVEPGLVRVRMDLSYDGKDFSGWAKQAGGRRTVQGEIEDALRTVTRSGETYELTVAGRTDAGVHARGQVAHVDLPAEVWAEHEERLLRRLAGRLPKDVRVWRLAEAPYGFNARFSAIWRRYAYRVTDHHGGVDPLLRGHVLWHDWELDVEAMNEASRPLLGEHDFAAYCKRREGATTIRTLQELSWSRGADGVITATVRADAFCHNMVRSLVGAMLFVGDGHRPVEWPGKVLAAGVRDSAVHVVRPHGLTLEEVGYPADELLMARNQEARNKRTLPGAAGGGCC from the coding sequence GTGAGTGACGAAGTGGAGCCCGGCCTCGTCCGGGTGCGGATGGACCTTTCCTACGACGGAAAGGACTTCTCCGGGTGGGCGAAGCAGGCCGGTGGCCGGCGGACCGTGCAGGGGGAGATCGAGGACGCGCTGCGGACCGTGACGCGGTCCGGCGAGACGTACGAGCTCACCGTGGCCGGGCGGACGGATGCGGGGGTGCATGCGCGGGGGCAGGTGGCGCATGTGGATCTGCCCGCGGAGGTGTGGGCCGAGCACGAGGAGCGGCTGCTGCGGCGGCTGGCCGGGCGGCTCCCGAAGGACGTGCGGGTGTGGCGGCTGGCAGAGGCGCCGTACGGGTTCAACGCACGCTTCTCGGCGATCTGGCGGCGGTACGCGTACCGGGTGACCGATCACCACGGGGGCGTGGATCCGCTGCTGCGCGGCCATGTGCTGTGGCACGACTGGGAGCTGGACGTCGAGGCGATGAACGAGGCCTCGCGGCCGCTGCTGGGGGAGCACGACTTCGCGGCGTACTGCAAGCGCCGGGAGGGCGCGACGACGATCCGTACGCTCCAGGAGCTGAGCTGGTCGCGCGGGGCGGACGGGGTCATCACGGCGACCGTGCGGGCGGATGCCTTCTGCCACAACATGGTGCGGTCGCTGGTGGGGGCGATGCTGTTCGTCGGCGACGGGCACCGGCCGGTGGAATGGCCCGGGAAGGTGCTGGCCGCCGGGGTGCGGGACTCCGCCGTCCACGTGGTGCGGCCGCACGGGCTGACGCTGGAGGAGGTCGGCTACCCGGCGGACGAGCTGCTGATGGCGCGCAACCAGGAGGCGCGGAACAAGCGGACGCTGCCCGGGGCCGCCGGGGGCGGCTGCTGCTGA
- the rpsE gene encoding 30S ribosomal protein S5, producing MAGPQRRGSGAGGGERRDRKGRDGGAAAEKTAYVERVVAINRVAKVVKGGRRFSFTALVVVGDGDGTVGVGYGKAKEVPAAIAKGVEEAKKNFFKVPRIQGTIPHPIQGEKAAGVVLLKPASPGTGVIAGGPVRAVLECAGIHDVLSKSLGSSNPINIVHATVTALQGLQRPEEIAARRGLPLEDVAPAALLRARAGVTA from the coding sequence ATGGCTGGACCCCAGCGCCGCGGGAGCGGTGCCGGTGGCGGCGAGCGGCGGGACCGGAAGGGTCGCGACGGTGGCGCTGCCGCCGAGAAGACCGCATACGTTGAGCGCGTTGTCGCGATCAACCGTGTCGCCAAGGTTGTCAAGGGTGGCCGTCGCTTCAGCTTCACCGCGCTGGTCGTGGTGGGCGATGGTGACGGCACCGTAGGTGTCGGTTACGGCAAGGCCAAGGAAGTTCCGGCTGCCATCGCCAAGGGCGTGGAAGAGGCCAAGAAGAACTTCTTCAAGGTCCCCCGTATCCAGGGCACCATCCCTCACCCCATCCAGGGCGAGAAGGCTGCGGGCGTCGTCCTGCTCAAGCCGGCTTCCCCCGGTACCGGTGTGATCGCCGGTGGCCCCGTGCGTGCCGTTCTGGAGTGCGCGGGCATCCACGACGTGCTGAGCAAGTCGCTCGGTTCGTCGAACCCGATCAACATCGTGCACGCCACGGTGACCGCGCTTCAGGGCCTGCAGCGCCCCGAGGAGATCGCGGCCCGTCGTGGCCTGCCGCTGGAGGACGTTGCTCCCGCCGCTCTGCTGCGGGCGCGTGCAGGGGTGACCGCGTAA
- the rplF gene encoding 50S ribosomal protein L6, producing MSRIGKLPIQVPAGVDVTIDGRTVAVKGPKGSLSHTVAAPIEVAKGEDGVITVSRPNDERQNKALHGLSRTLVANMITGVTQGYSKALEISGVGYRVQAKGSNLEFALGYSHPILIEAPEGISFKVESPTKLSVEGIDKQKVGEVAANIRKLRKPDPYKAKGVKYAGEVIRRKVGKAGK from the coding sequence ATGTCGCGTATTGGCAAGCTGCCCATCCAGGTTCCCGCTGGTGTGGACGTCACCATCGATGGCCGGACGGTCGCGGTGAAGGGCCCCAAGGGTTCTCTCTCGCACACCGTCGCGGCGCCCATCGAGGTCGCCAAGGGTGAGGACGGTGTCATCACCGTCTCGCGCCCGAACGACGAGCGTCAGAACAAGGCCCTGCACGGCCTGTCCCGCACGCTGGTGGCGAACATGATCACCGGCGTGACCCAGGGCTACAGCAAGGCGCTCGAGATCAGCGGTGTCGGTTACCGCGTCCAGGCGAAGGGCTCCAACCTGGAGTTCGCCCTGGGCTACAGCCACCCGATCCTGATCGAGGCCCCCGAGGGCATCTCCTTCAAGGTCGAGTCCCCGACCAAGCTGAGCGTCGAGGGCATCGACAAGCAGAAGGTCGGCGAGGTTGCGGCGAACATCCGCAAGCTGCGCAAGCCTGACCCGTACAAGGCCAAGGGCGTCAAGTACGCCGGCGAGGTCATCCGCCGCAAGGTCGGAAAGGCTGGTAAGTAA
- the map gene encoding type I methionyl aminopeptidase translates to MVEIKTPEQIAKMREAGLVVAAIHAATRKAAVPGATTKDLDDAARKVLAEHGAKSNFLGYGGFPATICTSVNDVVVHGIPDTETVLQDGDIISIDCGAIIDGWHGDAAYTAFVGSGHAAELVELSRVTEESMWAGIAAVAKGNRLVDISKAIEGYIRRQPRPAGGKYGIVEDYGGHGIGSQMHMDPHLLNYVDRKRGRGPKLVPGFCIAIEPMVNLGTAKTHVLDDDWTVKSNDGSWSSHWEHSVALTEEGPLVLTAPDGGKAKLAELGITAAPDPSAKA, encoded by the coding sequence ATGGTGGAGATCAAGACCCCCGAGCAGATCGCGAAGATGCGCGAGGCGGGGCTGGTGGTCGCCGCCATTCACGCGGCGACCCGGAAGGCCGCGGTGCCCGGCGCCACGACCAAGGATCTGGACGACGCGGCACGCAAGGTGCTCGCCGAGCACGGAGCGAAGTCGAACTTCCTCGGTTACGGGGGCTTCCCCGCGACGATCTGCACCTCGGTCAACGATGTCGTGGTCCACGGCATCCCCGACACCGAGACGGTGCTGCAGGACGGCGACATCATCTCCATCGACTGCGGCGCGATCATCGACGGCTGGCACGGCGACGCGGCGTACACCGCCTTCGTCGGGTCCGGTCACGCGGCGGAGCTCGTCGAGCTGAGCCGGGTCACCGAGGAGTCGATGTGGGCGGGCATCGCGGCGGTCGCCAAGGGCAACCGGCTGGTGGACATCTCCAAGGCGATCGAGGGCTACATCCGACGCCAGCCCCGGCCGGCCGGCGGCAAGTACGGCATCGTCGAGGACTACGGCGGCCATGGCATCGGCTCGCAGATGCACATGGACCCGCACCTGCTCAACTACGTCGACCGCAAGCGCGGCCGCGGCCCGAAGCTGGTGCCCGGCTTCTGCATCGCCATCGAGCCGATGGTCAATCTCGGCACGGCCAAGACCCACGTCCTCGACGACGACTGGACGGTCAAGTCGAACGACGGCAGCTGGTCCTCGCACTGGGAGCACTCGGTCGCGCTGACCGAGGAGGGTCCGCTGGTGCTGACCGCGCCGGACGGCGGCAAGGCCAAGCTGGCCGAGCTGGGGATCACGGCGGCGCCGGACCCGTCCGCAAAAGCTTGA
- the rpmJ gene encoding 50S ribosomal protein L36: MKVKPSVKKICDKCKVIRRHGRVMVICDNLRHKQRQG; this comes from the coding sequence ATGAAGGTCAAGCCGAGCGTCAAGAAGATCTGCGACAAGTGCAAGGTGATCCGCCGTCACGGCCGGGTCATGGTCATCTGCGACAACCTGCGCCACAAGCAGCGCCAGGGCTGA
- a CDS encoding adenylate kinase, whose product MRIVLVGPPGAGKGTQAAYLAKNLEIPHISTGDLFRANISQGTPLGREAKSYMDAGNLVPDSVTIAMAEDRMEQADAADGFLLDGFPRNLGQAKALDEYLKDKNLKLDAVLDLEVPEDEVVKRIAGRRICRNDSSHVFHAEYNKPKAEGVCDTCGGELYQRDDDREETVRKRLEVYHTETEPIIDYYKDQDLVVTIPAMGKVDEVTRRSMAALPSRDA is encoded by the coding sequence ATGCGAATCGTCCTCGTCGGACCCCCGGGGGCCGGCAAGGGTACGCAGGCTGCGTACCTTGCCAAGAACCTCGAGATCCCGCACATCTCCACGGGGGACCTGTTCCGCGCCAACATCAGCCAGGGCACGCCCCTCGGCCGTGAGGCGAAGTCGTACATGGACGCCGGCAACCTGGTGCCCGACTCGGTCACCATCGCGATGGCCGAGGACCGTATGGAGCAGGCCGACGCGGCCGACGGTTTCCTCCTGGACGGCTTCCCGCGCAACCTTGGCCAGGCCAAGGCGCTGGACGAGTACCTCAAGGACAAGAACCTCAAGCTGGACGCCGTTCTGGACCTGGAGGTCCCGGAGGACGAGGTCGTCAAGCGGATCGCCGGCCGGCGCATCTGCCGCAATGACTCCAGCCACGTCTTCCACGCCGAGTACAACAAGCCGAAGGCCGAGGGCGTCTGCGACACCTGCGGCGGCGAGCTGTACCAGCGGGACGACGACCGCGAGGAGACCGTCCGCAAGCGGCTGGAGGTCTACCACACGGAGACCGAGCCGATCATCGACTACTACAAGGACCAGGACCTGGTCGTCACCATCCCCGCGATGGGGAAGGTCGACGAGGTCACCCGGCGCTCCATGGCGGCCCTGCCGTCCCGGGACGCGTAG
- the rplR gene encoding 50S ribosomal protein L18 yields MAYGVKIAKGDAYKRAAAKRRHIRIRKRISGTPERPRLVVTRSNRGITAQVIDDIAGHTLASASSLDASIRGGEGDKSAQAQKVGSLVAERAKAAGVEAVVFDRGGKQYAGRIAALADAAREAGLKF; encoded by the coding sequence ATGGCATACGGTGTGAAGATCGCCAAGGGCGACGCTTACAAGCGGGCCGCCGCCAAGCGGCGCCACATCCGCATCCGTAAGCGGATTTCGGGTACCCCGGAGCGTCCGCGTCTGGTGGTGACGCGGTCCAACCGTGGCATCACCGCTCAGGTCATCGACGACATTGCGGGCCACACGCTGGCCTCGGCGTCGAGCCTGGACGCGTCGATCCGTGGTGGCGAGGGCGACAAGAGCGCTCAGGCCCAGAAGGTCGGCTCCCTGGTCGCCGAGCGTGCCAAGGCCGCCGGTGTCGAGGCCGTCGTGTTCGACCGTGGTGGCAAGCAGTACGCCGGGCGGATTGCCGCTCTGGCCGACGCCGCCCGCGAAGCCGGGCTGAAGTTCTAA
- the secY gene encoding preprotein translocase subunit SecY, producing MLTAFARAFKTPDLRKKLLFTLGIIVLYRIGAHVPVPGVNYANVETCMKQAGGSSGLFALVNMFSGGALLQITIFALGIMPYITASIILQLLTVVIPRLEALKKEGQSGQAKITQYTRYLTVALAILQGTGLVATARSGALFQSCPVASEIVPSDSIFTTITMVITMTAGTGLIMWLGELVTDRGIGNGMSILMFISIAAGFPGALWQIKLTGKLADGWIEFFAVIAVGLAMVALVVFVEQAQRRIPVQYAKRMIGRRSYGGTSTYIPLKVNQAGVIPVIFASSLLYIPALVAQFSGSKAAWATWIATNFTKGNHPVYIVTYFLLIVFFAFFYVAISFNPEEVADNMKKYGGFIPGIRAGRPTAEYLSYVLNRITWPGSLYLGLIALVPTVALVLFNANQNFPFGGTSILIIVGVGLETVKQIESQLQQRNYEGFLR from the coding sequence GTGCTCACCGCGTTCGCCCGAGCGTTCAAGACGCCCGACCTGCGCAAGAAGCTGCTGTTCACATTGGGCATCATCGTGCTCTACCGGATCGGCGCACACGTCCCGGTCCCCGGGGTGAACTACGCGAACGTCGAGACCTGCATGAAGCAGGCCGGCGGTAGCAGTGGGTTGTTCGCCCTGGTGAACATGTTCAGCGGTGGTGCGCTGCTGCAGATCACGATCTTCGCGCTGGGGATCATGCCGTACATCACGGCGAGCATCATCCTCCAGCTGCTGACCGTGGTGATCCCGCGGCTGGAAGCCCTCAAGAAAGAGGGGCAGTCCGGTCAGGCGAAGATCACCCAGTACACCCGCTATCTGACCGTGGCGCTCGCCATCCTGCAGGGCACCGGCCTGGTGGCCACCGCCCGCAGCGGTGCGCTCTTCCAGAGCTGCCCGGTCGCCAGCGAGATCGTGCCCAGCGACTCGATCTTCACCACCATCACCATGGTCATCACGATGACCGCCGGCACCGGCCTGATCATGTGGCTCGGTGAGCTCGTCACCGACCGCGGTATCGGCAACGGCATGTCCATCCTGATGTTCATCTCGATCGCCGCCGGCTTCCCGGGCGCGCTGTGGCAGATCAAGCTCACCGGCAAGCTGGCCGACGGCTGGATCGAGTTCTTCGCGGTGATCGCGGTGGGCCTGGCGATGGTCGCCCTGGTGGTCTTCGTCGAGCAGGCCCAGCGGCGCATCCCGGTGCAGTACGCGAAGCGGATGATCGGCCGCCGGTCCTATGGCGGTACGTCCACGTACATCCCGCTCAAGGTGAACCAGGCGGGTGTGATTCCCGTCATCTTCGCGTCATCGCTGCTCTACATTCCAGCCCTCGTTGCACAGTTCAGCGGGTCGAAGGCGGCATGGGCGACGTGGATCGCCACCAACTTCACCAAGGGAAATCACCCGGTTTACATCGTTACGTACTTCCTGCTGATCGTTTTCTTCGCCTTCTTCTACGTCGCCATCAGCTTCAACCCCGAAGAAGTTGCCGACAACATGAAGAAGTATGGTGGCTTCATCCCGGGTATCCGGGCTGGTCGCCCGACGGCCGAGTACCTCAGCTACGTGCTCAACCGGATCACGTGGCCGGGCTCGCTGTACCTGGGGCTGATCGCGCTCGTACCAACAGTGGCGTTGGTGCTTTTCAACGCGAACCAGAACTTCCCGTTCGGCGGGACGAGCATCCTGATCATCGTGGGTGTGGGTCTGGAGACCGTGAAGCAGATCGAGAGCCAGCTTCAGCAGCGCAACTACGAAGGGTTCCTCCGCTGA
- the rpsM gene encoding 30S ribosomal protein S13, with translation MARLAGVDLPREKRVEVALTYVFGIGRTLSQQTLAATGVNPNTRVRDLAEEDLIKIREYVDNNLKTEGDLRREIQADIRRKVEIGCYQGLRHRRGLPVHGQRTSTNARTRKGPRRAIAGKKKPGKK, from the coding sequence ATGGCACGCCTCGCAGGCGTTGATCTCCCGCGCGAAAAGCGCGTGGAGGTCGCCCTCACCTACGTCTTCGGTATCGGGCGGACGCTGTCGCAGCAGACTCTCGCCGCCACCGGCGTGAACCCGAACACCCGTGTTCGCGACCTTGCTGAGGAAGACCTCATCAAGATCCGCGAGTACGTGGACAACAACCTCAAGACCGAGGGTGACCTCCGTCGCGAGATCCAGGCCGACATCCGCCGCAAGGTCGAGATCGGCTGCTACCAGGGTCTGCGTCACCGCCGCGGTCTGCCGGTGCACGGTCAGCGCACCAGCACGAACGCCCGTACCCGCAAGGGCCCGCGTCGCGCGATCGCCGGCAAGAAGAAGCCGGGCAAGAAGTAG
- the rpmD gene encoding 50S ribosomal protein L30, which translates to MAHLKITQTKSFIGSKQNHRDTLRSLGLKRLNDVVVKEDRPEFRGMVHTVRHLVTVEEVD; encoded by the coding sequence ATGGCGCACCTCAAGATCACGCAGACGAAGTCCTTCATCGGTAGCAAGCAGAATCACCGCGACACCCTCCGTTCGCTGGGCCTCAAGCGGCTCAACGACGTGGTTGTCAAGGAGGACCGCCCCGAGTTCCGCGGCATGGTGCACACCGTCCGCCACCTCGTGACGGTTGAGGAGGTCGACTGA
- a CDS encoding type Z 30S ribosomal protein S14, whose protein sequence is MAKKALIAKAARKPKFAVRAYTRCQRCGRPHSVYRKFGLCRVCLREMAHRGELPGVTKSSW, encoded by the coding sequence GTGGCGAAGAAGGCTCTGATCGCTAAGGCGGCTCGTAAGCCGAAGTTTGCTGTCCGCGCGTACACGCGTTGCCAGCGCTGCGGCCGTCCGCACTCCGTCTACCGCAAGTTCGGCCTGTGCCGCGTGTGCCTTCGTGAGATGGCTCACCGTGGCGAGCTGCCGGGCGTGACCAAGAGCTCCTGGTAA
- the rpsD gene encoding 30S ribosomal protein S4 — protein sequence MARYTGADCKRCRREKQKLFLKGSKCESAKCPIEIRPYPPGEHGRGRTKDSEYLLQLREKQKCSRIYGVLEKQFVNYYKEANQKTGKTGENLLRILETRLDNVVYRAGFAKSRDHARQLVRHGHITVNGRKTDIPSARVAANDIIEVRESSRNLTPFAVAQAEAGERTVPAWLEAIPSNLRILVHSMPERQVIDTQVQEQLIVELYSK from the coding sequence ATGGCGCGTTACACCGGGGCCGACTGCAAGCGTTGCCGTCGGGAGAAGCAGAAGCTCTTCCTCAAGGGGAGCAAGTGCGAGAGCGCAAAGTGCCCGATCGAGATTCGTCCTTACCCCCCGGGTGAGCACGGTCGCGGGCGCACCAAGGACAGCGAGTACCTGCTCCAGCTTCGTGAGAAGCAGAAGTGCAGCCGTATCTACGGTGTCCTTGAGAAGCAGTTCGTGAACTACTACAAGGAAGCGAACCAGAAGACCGGCAAGACCGGTGAGAACCTTCTGCGCATCCTTGAGACTCGTCTCGACAACGTGGTCTACCGGGCCGGCTTTGCCAAGTCCCGCGACCACGCTCGTCAGCTGGTTCGTCACGGACACATCACCGTGAACGGCCGCAAGACCGACATTCCGTCGGCTCGTGTGGCGGCGAACGACATCATCGAGGTCCGCGAGAGCTCTCGGAACCTGACCCCGTTCGCGGTGGCGCAGGCCGAGGCTGGCGAGAGGACCGTTCCGGCCTGGCTGGAAGCGATTCCCTCGAACCTGCGGATCCTCGTGCACAGCATGCCCGAGCGCCAGGTGATCGACACCCAGGTGCAGGAGCAGCTGATCGTCGAGCTCTACTCGAAGTAA
- the rplQ gene encoding 50S ribosomal protein L17, whose translation MPKPAKGARLGGSAAHERLMLRNLATSLFEHGRITTTEAKARRLRPYAERLVTKAKKGDLHNRRQVMQLISDKSVVHTLFTEIAPRFENRPGGYTRITKIGNRRGDNAPMAVIELVEALTVAQQATGEAEAATKRAAKDAEAAEATEATEESKDA comes from the coding sequence ATGCCGAAGCCCGCCAAGGGTGCCCGTCTGGGCGGCAGCGCCGCGCACGAGCGTCTGATGCTGCGCAACCTGGCCACCTCGCTCTTCGAGCACGGTCGCATCACGACGACCGAGGCCAAGGCCCGTCGTCTGCGTCCGTACGCGGAGCGTCTGGTGACCAAGGCGAAGAAGGGCGACCTTCACAACCGCCGTCAGGTCATGCAGCTGATCTCGGACAAGAGCGTCGTGCACACGCTCTTCACGGAGATCGCCCCGCGGTTCGAGAACCGTCCGGGTGGCTACACCCGTATCACCAAGATCGGTAACCGCCGTGGCGACAACGCGCCCATGGCCGTCATCGAGCTGGTGGAGGCGCTGACCGTGGCCCAGCAGGCCACCGGTGAGGCCGAGGCCGCGACGAAGCGTGCGGCCAAGGACGCCGAGGCCGCCGAGGCGACCGAGGCGACCGAGGAGTCGAAGGACGCCTGA
- the infA gene encoding translation initiation factor IF-1: MAKKQGAIEIEGTVIESLPNAMFKVELQNGHKVLAHISGKMRMHYIRILPDDRVVVELSPYDLTRGRIVYRYK; encoded by the coding sequence GTGGCCAAGAAGCAAGGTGCCATCGAGATCGAGGGCACCGTGATCGAGTCCCTCCCGAACGCCATGTTCAAGGTGGAGCTCCAGAACGGTCACAAGGTCCTGGCGCACATCAGCGGGAAGATGCGGATGCACTACATCCGTATCCTGCCGGATGACCGGGTCGTCGTGGAGCTCTCTCCGTACGACCTGACGCGTGGCCGGATCGTCTACCGCTACAAGTAG
- the rpsK gene encoding 30S ribosomal protein S11: MPPKGRTAGAKKVRRKEKKNVAHGHAHIKSTFNNTIVSITDPTGNVISWASAGHVGFKGSRKSTPFAAQMAAESAARRAQEHGMRKVDVFVKGPGSGRETAIRSLQATGLEVGSIQDVTPTPHNGCRPPKRRRV, encoded by the coding sequence ATGCCTCCGAAGGGCCGTACGGCCGGCGCCAAGAAGGTGCGCCGCAAGGAGAAGAAGAACGTTGCCCACGGGCACGCTCACATCAAGAGCACGTTCAACAACACGATCGTCTCGATCACGGACCCCACGGGCAACGTGATCTCTTGGGCCTCTGCCGGCCACGTCGGCTTCAAGGGCTCGCGCAAGTCCACCCCCTTCGCCGCGCAGATGGCCGCCGAGTCGGCCGCCCGCCGCGCGCAGGAGCACGGCATGCGCAAGGTCGACGTCTTCGTCAAGGGTCCCGGCTCCGGCCGTGAGACCGCGATCCGCTCCCTCCAGGCCACCGGCCTCGAGGTGGGTTCGATCCAGGACGTCACCCCCACGCCGCACAACGGATGCCGCCCGCCCAAGCGCCGCCGCGTCTGA
- the rplO gene encoding 50S ribosomal protein L15, whose translation MAENNPLKVHNLRPAPGAKTAKTRVGRGEASKGKTAGRGTKGTKARYQVPERFEGGQMPLHMRLPKLKGFKNPAHKQFQVVNLDKLAALYPQGGEVTVTDLVAKGAVRKNELVKVLGAGEVSVALQVTVDAVSGSAKEKIAAAGGTVTELI comes from the coding sequence ATGGCGGAGAACAACCCGCTGAAGGTCCACAACCTCCGGCCCGCCCCGGGTGCCAAGACCGCCAAGACCCGTGTCGGTCGTGGTGAGGCGTCCAAGGGTAAGACCGCTGGTCGTGGTACCAAGGGCACGAAGGCCCGTTACCAGGTTCCGGAGCGCTTCGAGGGCGGGCAGATGCCCCTCCACATGCGCCTCCCGAAGCTGAAGGGCTTCAAGAACCCCGCCCACAAGCAGTTCCAGGTCGTGAACCTGGACAAGCTGGCCGCGCTCTACCCGCAGGGTGGCGAGGTCACGGTGACCGATCTGGTCGCCAAGGGCGCGGTGCGCAAGAACGAGCTCGTCAAGGTGCTCGGCGCCGGCGAGGTCTCCGTGGCGCTGCAGGTGACGGTTGACGCCGTTTCCGGCTCCGCCAAGGAGAAGATCGCCGCTGCCGGCGGCACCGTCACCGAACTCATCTGA
- a CDS encoding DNA-directed RNA polymerase subunit alpha, translating into MLIAQRPSLTEEVVDEYRSRFVIEPLEPGFGYTLGNSLRRTLLSSIPGAAVTSIRIDGVLHEFTTVPGVKEDVTDLILNIKQLVVSSEHDEPVVMYLRKQGPGLVTAADIAPPAGVEVHNPDLVLATLNGKGKLEMELTVERGRGYVSAVQNKQVGQEIGRIPVDSIYSPVLKVTYKVEATRVEQRTDFDKLIVDVETKQAMRPRDAMASAGKTLVELFGLARELNIDAEGIDMGPSPTDAALAADLALPIEELELTVRSYNCLKREGIHSVGELVARSEADLLDIRNFGAKSIDEVKAKLAGMGLALKDSPPGFDPTAAADAFGADDDADAGFVETEQY; encoded by the coding sequence ATGCTGATTGCTCAGCGTCCCTCGCTGACCGAAGAGGTCGTCGACGAATACCGCTCCCGGTTCGTGATCGAGCCGCTGGAGCCGGGCTTCGGCTACACCCTCGGCAACTCCCTGCGTCGGACCCTCCTGTCCTCGATCCCGGGTGCGGCGGTCACGTCCATCCGCATCGACGGTGTCCTGCACGAGTTCACCACCGTGCCGGGCGTCAAGGAGGACGTCACCGACCTCATCCTCAACATCAAGCAGCTGGTCGTCTCCTCGGAGCACGACGAGCCGGTCGTGATGTACCTGCGCAAGCAGGGCCCCGGCCTGGTCACCGCTGCCGACATCGCCCCGCCGGCCGGTGTCGAGGTGCACAACCCGGACCTGGTCCTCGCCACGCTCAACGGCAAGGGCAAGCTGGAGATGGAGCTGACCGTCGAGCGCGGTCGCGGCTACGTCTCCGCCGTCCAGAACAAGCAGGTGGGCCAGGAGATCGGCCGTATCCCGGTCGACTCCATCTACTCGCCGGTGCTCAAGGTCACGTACAAGGTCGAGGCGACCCGTGTCGAGCAGCGCACCGACTTCGACAAGCTGATCGTCGACGTCGAGACCAAGCAGGCCATGCGCCCGCGTGACGCCATGGCGTCCGCCGGTAAGACCCTGGTCGAGCTGTTCGGTCTGGCGCGCGAGCTCAACATCGACGCCGAGGGCATCGACATGGGCCCGTCCCCCACGGACGCCGCCCTCGCCGCCGACCTGGCGCTGCCGATCGAGGAGCTGGAGCTCACGGTCCGCTCCTACAACTGCCTCAAGCGTGAGGGCATCCACTCCGTGGGTGAGCTCGTGGCGCGCTCCGAGGCCGACCTGCTCGACATCCGCAACTTCGGTGCGAAGTCGATCGACGAGGTCAAGGCGAAGCTGGCCGGCATGGGCCTGGCCCTCAAGGACAGCCCGCCCGGATTCGACCCGACCGCCGCGGCGGACGCCTTTGGCGCCGATGACGACGCGGATGCGGGCTTCGTCGAGACCGAGCAGTACTGA